TTTTTTCTTGTACACATTCCCAAGCCGTAAGCTTAGCTCCTTGCAAGCGGGGGCGGGTTTCGTCGGCATAGACCCGTTCCAAACGGGAGGCTTGCCAGGCAGAACGGACCACACCCAAAGCAGTACCGTAGCCAGCCGTAGCCAGGGAACCGGTGTTGCAGTGGGTCAGCAGGCGCAGTTTTTCGGGGATGGTGGGCAAAACTTCCAAACCGCGATCGCCAATTGCCTTGCAAGTTTCGATATCTTCTTCGTTAATTCTTTGCGCGGTGGCTAGCAACACTTGCTTGATGTGAGCCACATTGCCCACTGTTTGACGGGCAGTTTTCAACATGCGATCGCACGCCCAAAACAAATTTACCGCTGTAGGGCGAGTCGCTTTGAGCACATTGGCAACCTCATCCAAACGCGCCAGAAACTCACCGCGTTCGGTGGTATCAATATCCCGCGCGCCCAAATACATTCCGTACGCCGCCGCCACACCAATGGCCGGCGCACCGCGCACAATCATAGTTTGAATCGCTGCTGCCATATCTTCGTAGCGGCGAATTTCCACAACCGCATATTCCGTAGGCAGTCGCGTCTGGTCGATGAGGGTAACGTGGTCTTGTTGCCAAATAACTGGGTACAGCATGGTGGTTTCTTGCGCG
This region of Geitlerinema sp. PCC 9228 genomic DNA includes:
- the mtnA gene encoding S-methyl-5-thioribose-1-phosphate isomerase produces the protein MLYPVIWQQDHVTLIDQTRLPTEYAVVEIRRYEDMAAAIQTMIVRGAPAIGVAAAYGMYLGARDIDTTERGEFLARLDEVANVLKATRPTAVNLFWACDRMLKTARQTVGNVAHIKQVLLATAQRINEEDIETCKAIGDRGLEVLPTIPEKLRLLTHCNTGSLATAGYGTALGVVRSAWQASRLERVYADETRPRLQGAKLTAWECVQEKIPVTVISDSMAAHCMQQKMVDAVVVGADRIAANGDTANKIGTYSLALVAKAHDIPFFVAAPLSTIDFQLENGTEIPIEQRDSQEIYRIGDTQICPPGAEYYNPAFDVTPAHLIAAIITDRGAVAPTELAQLQAQPVS